In the genome of Arachis hypogaea cultivar Tifrunner chromosome 9, arahy.Tifrunner.gnm2.J5K5, whole genome shotgun sequence, the window ATTGAAGATGGCGAACCACTGCAAGAAATGATATAAGAAAGTATAAAAACACTGACTCAACTActtgtaaaaataataatagcCATTAGAATTTATGACACGTCAACATTCGGGCATTTGGATGCATATAATCCACATTTACAAGGCATGACACAGGTGCCAAAACAATATGGATACCGGACTCAATTCTAAACCAAAGGATAAAACACAGGAGGAATACATTAGCACAAATTCCACTAGCACCAGTGATGGAGGTGACTGCATACATAATTATAGAAAAATGAATGGTACCTGGTTTAAGCTAAAGTTATAATTAAGTTATGATAATGAAGCATGAAtatttgagaatgttaaaaattatgTTCCATGAAACTAAAAACATAATAATTAGAAGAGAACCATGACAACATACGAAAGAAATGAGATAGGAAAACTTTCCACTTTCAGTGTTTTCTTTTgtcagttcttttttttttctttttttttttccattatgaAGATCCACCATTCTCTCTTTTTAATATTCTTACCTAATGTTATTGAAATTCTTGTTTTATCAGTGAGAGTGAAAGATACAAAAACTAGAGCCAAACTGGAGACAACATACTCTTTATTGGCATTATCTGCATCTGGCATTGGGAAGAGTGGTTCCATATCCCAATTTCGTGCATATAGTGTACCATCAGCTGTTGCCTTGGTGATCATCTGGAAGAAAGTTAACGAGCCAGATAAGATTACAAAATCAAACTACCAAACAAAAATTATGTGACAAGCCAACTTTTTTCAACGGGTAACTGGCTAAAAGGAATAATGCATTAAAATATTTACTTCCAAATTCCATTGAAGAAATAAAACTCACCTCTTTCATTACAGCTTGACAAGCTGCCATTTGCTTTTCGTCTTTACAACGAGCCAAAGCTCTCTCACAATAGCCACGCAAAGACTTGGGAAACATACCAGGCTGCAAGCAACAATAGTTTAATTACTTATACTTAATACATAAAGTCATAACCATGACGTGTGGTAGCAGTTATGAGTTGTTATGAACCAAACATGCAGCAAACCAATTTCTGGGAAAATCAATCCTGTTCATTCAAAATGCACCCAAAACAAAAAACTCCAGAACAAGGCGCCTTTCCCTTTTAGCCTATTAGTAGTATGGTGAAACAGGCAAAAGTCAACAGGCATATTGATTAGGAAAAGAAAGACCTTCTCAAGGGTTTTCTTTCCTTATGGTTATGTTGCAGAATTGGCTAGATGTGCTTCATATATGTTTTACTTGttcttttgttgattttgattgcTTCTCAAGTTAGAGAGAAATCCTAACCCTCAAACTATTTTCCTTCACCTTAattatttgttttcatttttatccAGTACTCTATTTAAGCTACAATAACTTTAAAGTTTAAATAACTAGTTTCCATCAGCATGTAATAAGATGTTATGttgaagcttttttttttttctgtcttcACATTCCTTTCACTAGTAATATATGAAATAGAAGTGTATAAATTGGCAGGTGAAATACTCTAGGATGCATTGtacagaaattaaaaataaatatttggaTATTATTTCTAAATTCTCACCTTGAGTATTGAGTTAGCAGCATCATTAGATGCCACTTTCTCAGATGGCTTTGGAAGTGAGACAGCAATATAAGCAGGTTTTACTGTTGGACTGCTTGAAGAGTTATCTTTTTCGGTTTTGGGCTGTCCGAATGTCAAATTTGAAGCGATTCGAGGATTTGTTGGAATCTGCAATTTACTTACCCGTTTCGTATCCAAAGATGGAGCAGTTTGCATGGGCATCTGGTTCACCTGTTGAGCAGTAGCAGGAGGAGgataagaaggaggaggaggaggaggaggaaggtgTAAGTTGGCCCCTTGAGAAGAAGCTGTCATCGGCTGATCCTGAAATTTATCATAAGAATTATTTAAATCTAAAGGACTTTGATAGTTTGGGGGAATAGGATTAGTGTGGTGTATTTGAGAACTTTGGCCCCCATGTTTCCAGTAACCATCATGATCACCACTATTTACAGCAGCAGGCTGACCaccaaaacaaacaaacaagaaGTTAATAAGTTAATTATGTTTTATCGGATGGAAGCCACACAATATTGGATATCGTATATACCAATATTTCATCATAATAGGGACGCAACAACTAGCCTAACATCAATGCATATATCAGAATACAGAAAGGGGAAAAAAATAGCCAAAGCAGTTCAACATGTATAAATATAATTGGTTTCCCAACACTTCTTTTCCCTGAAAATAATATTCAAACCTGAAAAGAAGGCATTGCAGAAGAGCTGGACTCTTGCCTCCAATATGGTGCATATGATTGTGGTGGCTGGCTATTTGGAGTTGGATAACTACTAGTAACTTCAGGAATAGAGCATGACAAAGTAGATGAACTTGGGACAGATAAGTTCTCTGTCCCTGGTGCACAGCTGACTTCTGTTTGGTTGTAATAGTCTGCCCACTGCTTGTATTGTTGTTGATACTGCACAGAAGGGGCTGCAGTGTTGGAACTATAAGAGGCAGTGGAATCTGGTGTGTAATTTGTATAAGAATGAGAAGAATAACTTGAATAACTTCCATTGTTCCACCCTGTTGCTTGGTTTCCATAACCGCCACTGTTTTGGTAACCGCCATTTGTCTGATAATCACCAGGATTGTAATAAGTGCTTGAATAACTTGCGGATCCAGCATAAGACCCAGTATTCTGAAAGGAGGAAATAGGCTGATAAGGAGCACCTGTGTTTTGATATGCTCCTACAGGCTGTGTATATGTATGATTAGGTTGTTGCTGATAGTTGTTATAGTAGCCTGAGTATCCCGCACTGCCATAACCATATGGATTAGAAGAACTTGGGTATGATGCGTATGCATTGTAATCTTGTGGTACATTAGCTGTTCCCAAATTTGATGAATTACCAGCAACTGACGATACGTTTTGGCCTTCTTGAATGCTTCGTCCAGGTGGTTGTGGATGCTGATTATACTGGTAGGGTGGATTAGAGTAAATTCCATTTGTTGTGGAGCTATGAACAGTCCATGAAGCAGCTTCTGATCCAGCCGTAGGTGCAGTGTATGAAGATGGCTGATGTTGTGTTGCATCAATATGCCGATTCTAAAGAAGAAAGAGACGTGGGTTATGCATCTAACCGATAATCAAGATGCCTAGCAAAAACTGGTAAAAGCGTACAGAAACTGAACCATTTCTGAATCTAAATAATTTCCAACACAGAAAATTACTGGCAAGGAAACAATGACTATTATTTATCATCTGCAACTATAGTATTAGCATATATGATAGTACAGAGAGGAGATCCCCAAAGTTGGTACAAACTTTCAGTCTTTTCCTAACAGGGTCAAATTTCTCCAGAGAACACATatcaaacaatgaaaattaaatgacaaactGAAGCTTCCAGCAACATATGAATCAGAGTTTagataaaaataaacaaacaaataaataaagataggtGAAGCAAGGTTATGATTAATATTGGATTTAAAGCTTATGCTAAAATGAGTAACATGAAATTTGAGTATCCCTAGTAGTTTGTAACTAGAGAGAGACAAGCTTCATAGATTACCTCGAACAGATGGGACTCCGCAGCTAAGGTTTCGGTCTTACTTCCTTCGTTGGCCATCATCTCTCGAACACGCTGCTTGACAAAGCACACCACACGATTTAATTCACACAAATCCAACCAAAAATGAAAGACCAAAACCCTAATTAGTTCATAGCAAATCTTTACATCACAAACCTTGGAGTAGCTCGGGAACGGAAATCAGGGGATCAGATACGCATCGGAGGAACCGCGATAAACCAAAATTCGGAGAAGACGAAAAATAGAAGATTCAacgaaaacaaaaatcaaagcaaatgaaaaataaaaaaaagaaacaaacagcAAGATACTAATTATTAACAGAGGAAGATTAATGAAAAATGTGAAAAAGTAAGAAAGGGGGGACTttgcaataaaattttaaaaggggttaTTGGCGAAAACGCAGGAACAGAGCACAAAAGAGGGATTTgggaaagagaaaaaggaaaatttatgCGGGCCTTCGGGTCACAATGTAAATACTAAATAGGCGAATTGGCAATTCCctttgatttcagaaactatAAATAAATGAGTAACTGTTTTTTCCTAAGAGATTGGATTTTCCTTAGTAACATTATTTAGGAATTTTTGCAACTGGCTACTCCCGTTTTTTCTTTACGTTACCGACTATAGTACAAAATTAACCATCATGTCATGACAGAAAAAAAACCCACATGTTAAATATACacgttaataaaattttaaaaatattaaaaataaaaaataaaaaataaaaaataaaaatccaaacaaGACAACTATTTCCTATTACACTATATCCAAGTGCTAAATATTAAATGTTATGCatgataatatatttatatttatttatttattagaatttaattattatataagatATTATcatacataaaaattttaagtttatgaGTGACCTAGGATACATGGATACGGGACACAAAAAATACGAAAatgcgaattttaaaattttataagacatagaagattatataaaatataaaatattttttaaatatattataatgatattttgatattttattgatattaaaatataaaataattttttaaatatttttaatgtcttctcttaattatataaagtatttaaactattttttgttttaataaataataatatatattatttttaaattcatttcaagaatatatattaagaataaaactGAACACACtgacacgtgatgatatttagaTGTGTCCAAACATATCTagtgaagaattttttattttttattaagatactgGTGAAGAATTTTTTAGGTCAGACGAGTGTCAATAAATGTCGTGTTCAAAATGTGTCTCACACATACACAACAAATCAGTAAAATGTTCGTGTTTTATAGCAAGTGACTAAgttatatatttttctattaatatgaaattatgtttttataaaaattggtttagaattatatttatatgcaaattaaattctatataatcgatttccattatttagaatttatttatttagaatcatGTTTTGAAAGATAAGTGACAATCATTAAATGTGagatatgatttaaatataaCATCTGCTTTtgtagctcagttggttagagcacCCGTTTAGTAAGCGGGAGGTCTTGAGTTCGACTCTCAACGAAAGCAAACCAAGTTAAGTTTATGTCCGACACGCGTATTTGTGTCTTTggataacatatatttttaaaataaatttagatatagtatatattattatttattaaaataaaaaatattttaaatatttgatataattaaaataagacattacaaataattaaaaattttaatttatattttatatatatacgtgTTCCATAtcgtataaaattttaaaattcgcctGTCATATCATGTCCCGTAGATAGGAtacattcaaaaaaatatttaagagacAACTTTCCATATTCAATGGTCATTAATTACTATGAATCAAGGGATTTTATTACATTACACGAGTGACCCCTGTTATGCAATTAATACAAGCGTCTTAGGCATCAGTCAGGCATAAAGTAGATGTGGACTAATACCACAATACCTAGGCATTTGTGTGATTTTGTAAATCGCCAGCAATTTAAAGTGAAGGCCAGCAATTATCCTATTAAGGGATAGGGCAATTCATGCAACTCTACAAAgtatccaaacaaaaaaaaaaattctctctatttttttttccattattttttcttcatccaaacaacacacaAAGAAATCTactcttccttccattttctcttctcctattttctttccttccattttctttttctatatccAAACAAAGTGTAAATGTGGAACAAGTTCTACTATTCCATTTGTCCACTTAATGCTTCTGCTTCATCTTCAGCATCCAGTTCTTGTTCAACTCCTTTGACCTGTAAAGCAAGCAGCATTGGAAATTTTGTTCATGGAATTCATTCCATTAATGTTGCTATGACAAATGCCAATTTGCATATGCTAGAGAAcaagctaaaataaaaaaattgatcaaACATTTGGTACAAAATAAGAGCATGATCCCTATGATAATTAAATCCAAATTCcacagtttgaatgtgaaaaaTAAAGAGGAAGTAATAAGTTTTGTAACTGGCACACTATAAATTTTGGCTTCTAATTCTAAGCTTACAACAAACAAAGCTGctgctatttttcttttaaaaagaaaacgtaaaaaaaactggaagggCAGAACAAACTTTGTTTCTAAGCACAAGCATAGTCCCCAGAAGGAAACAATAATTAATTTCAGCACAAGAAGATATCCCAGAACTTGTTACCTCAGGTACATAATGCATCAACATATTTTCAATGCCGGATTTCAAAGTCACCGAAGAACTTGGGCACCCACTACATGCTCCTTGCATCTTAAGTTTTACTATTCCAGTATCCCTATATAAAAACcacaataaataaattaacttGGTACAAATATAATTCTATAGTGCCAGTAGTTGGACGCTCTTCCTAAAAGTTTCATCCATGTgcttcaaaaccaaaataacaaaCTATTAAGAACTTACGGATCAAATCCTCGATATTCAATGTCTCCACCATCATCTTGAACAGCCGGCCGAATACGAGTCTCCAACAATTCCTTGATCATTGCAACAGTTTCGGAATCATCCTGTACAAAACACATGCATACTACCATTTAGTTTAGGCCTCTCAAATATGGTTGAGCACATACTCAAATGTACTCCAGGGTTAAAACATTTTCATACTACAAGGTACTTAGATTAGTTAGATACAAGTATAGAATATGTTAAGGAAAAATCCATCTGAACTGACAGGTGGGGGCACAAGGGAGTGAATGCCAATTTAGTGGGGAAATGGTGCCTTTACATCAaacccaagaagaacaaaaagaaaaaaagaaaggtaCAGGAACAGAGACAGAGGTTTTCTTCCAGTTGGCACAACACAAAAAATTACCAGAAGGGAAAACGATGCCTGACTTAGCAAAATGTTTGATGACTACAGTGATTAACCAAACTTAGTAGCATCTCATACATAATAGCAAGGCAAAGCAAAAGTTATTATATTGCTGATATAAATCTAGCATTAGTCTTTATGCAACCAAGTGAAATAAAGGATTCAGTGACAAATACATGACAGGTATGCACTCTGGTTAGCAAAAGCCAAAGACCTCATAAACTAATCACAAAAAAGCATGTTCACATTTgctaaaatgacaaaaataacatgagTGGCGCAATCATCAATACAAAAACAACATAAGCATTTGAATAAACTAGAAAAGAACAAGGATGCATAATATTTACCTCTTGAATAGCTGTATCCATGGCTGCAGCAGCTTTAGAGTCCAAAAACAACGGCTGACCAGAGGAGTAGAAATCCATAATGGCCGCAAATATCTCAGGCTTCAACAACTCCCAAGAAGAATCATCAGATTTCGTCACGGTAACAAAATCAGACCCGAAGAAAACCCTAGTAATCCCTGCAAAGCAATCGCAAACACGCATTCACCAAAATGCCAGCTACAAAATGAAATTGAACTAGAGGACAAACAAGAATACCATCAATTCCAAAGATTGATTTAGCGAGAGGCGAATTCATAGCCGAACGCGCGTTTGGGAAGTCGGCGCTTCCAACTTCCATGACAGGCTTCCCGGCATAGAACATCAGAGACGAAGGATTCGGTGTAGGCTGCGTTTGGATGAACATGTTCCTCCTTTGCCCTGTTACGACGCATAGTTTGAGTTCAAACAAACAGAGAATAACAACCGAAAAAATATCaatgcaaaagaagaagaagaagaaaaatacctCCGAATCCCAAGAAGGGAGAAGATTTGAGTGATGGTAGTGGAGAGGCGGAGGAATAAAAGGCATTGTGGTAGTGGCGGTGAAACGACGCCGTTGTGCGCACGGGGTGGATGATGGAAACGACCCTGTTCTCCGCCGCGGATTTGGGCGTTCGGAGGGGATGTCGTGCCCGTGCTGCTAATCGGAAAAAGTTTCTCATCGTTAAATTTCCCGTTTCTTCTGACGGTGAAGGTGGTGGAGCTGAGgttatttctattgttctttttgtTGTTAGGCGGTGTCACAGGCCAACCACTTAACGACACGTGGCTAATAAGGGAGAAAATATGTTACGTGCCTTGTTTAACCAATAAGGGAGAAATTATTCATACGTACAAAATCAATTTGGTTTTTTCGTCAGTAAATTTTTCGACATATTACCTCGAACATATGGAACTCCGTAGCTAAGGTTTCAGTCTTACTTCCTTCGTGGCCATCATCTCTTGAACACGCTGCTTGACAAGGCATACCACAGTCTACACGGTTTAATTCAcaaaaatccaataaaaaatgaaaggccAAAACCGTAATTAGCTAGTATGGTTGCAAAAACCAAACCAATCAATAAATCgataaaattattgatttaatCATTTATTGAGaatcgatttaattaaatatcgaataaaattattaaaaaatttatatataatttaatatatataaattctatAATTTCTAAGTTAATAAAATTCCATTATATATACACAGCCAAAATCATGGAAGATTATATCCAATCATGACCAAATATATCCTCaacaaactaaattaaaaaaaaatctcaatgCTCTTAAtacaaaaattaacatgaaacTTTAGCACACATCAAGAAGATAAGCCTGCCACAACAGCAATAGCTGAATAGCATTCATCTAAGGTTGAGCCATGGAGAAACTTGTCAAATAGCTCAGCCTGTGACAAGAATGTTAATTGTTAAGGAAGAAACAAAGTCATAAAATCATTCTAAACATAAAGAAAACTTTCACAAAATTATCACATGAGCCAAGTAAGTGATTAGGCAGCTGCCAAGTTTCGAAATGATATTAGGTAAGTTACAgtatttgtatttttcaaaaaaaaaataacatcagGAAATAAATAAGCAAATGGCTAAATAgaaattaccaaaataaatataacatttCTTCCACTTTCAACTTTATCACTTGAATAATGAATACATGTTCTGTCAAAGGAAAGTAGGAACAGATATCCTCAATCCTAATGATTTATCCATATCAAATATTATGATGCTTTGTGCTTGAAGCTAACGATCTTAACCCGTATACCTGAAAACTTTTATTACTTTCAGTTCACCTATTCGCTTGTTCTCAAAATCTTTAAGCTCTGCAAGGGTTCCatcaacattaaaattaaaaaatcaaaaataattcaGAGGGAGCTCAATTATTAGTAAGAAAATTCCACAGTAAAGGGACACAGAGGGCCACAGAGGAGAATGGGGACAcagaaaaaattattaacaaatctACACAGCATAACTAATTAACTGCTATCAATTTATCACAGTGCTTACCGGCGGCGAAGAGGAAGGGGGAGTGACGGCGCGACACGGCgaaaacagagagagagagagagagctcaaaCAGAGGAGAGGAGATGCGGTGGCGGTGGGCTATGCGGGGCTGTGGGGCTGCGGTGGCTACGGCGGCTGCGTGCTACGGGGCTGGGGGGCTACGCCGCTAGGGTTCTTcgcatcttttctttcttctttcaattttgaGGGAGGAGAGGGTGAGTTTTAGCGTGTGCCTATCGAGATCAGCTGCCCTTTACTTTTTGAGAGGAAAAGTCAGAGGTTTCCtggtttattattaaatttggttGCTCCCACATAAATTTTGTTATTTGCAGAAGTGAACCCTGGTTTATTTGGAAATTGCTTCCTGGTGCAAGAAATATTGGGCCGGCCCGTCTAATGTCAAACATCTTTGCCCTTGTTTTTGTTATAGTTACCCGCAAGGATTATTTATTATGGCTAGTGGaggacaaaaatattttattgtgaAAAGTTGAAGACCAAAAAAAGAAAACCTGAGAAGTTTtactagaaaaaaattgaaagacaaaaaacaagaaaattatcATCTCATTGTCTGAAAGTGTGGCTTCTCTTCTCTGAAACTTAAATCCCCAAATTGAGAAAGCAATGGTATCCGATCTGAGAGTTTGATTGCGGCCAAATTGCATAAAATACTTTGACATCTGTGGTAGTTTCCATGATGGGTAACTGATGGTAAGCATTTCGTTCTATTTGAATTTCTGTATGGAGTTATACATTGTTCATTAAAATAAAGCAGTATTGTTTAAAGATAGGCAGAAGCACACTTATTTCATGGTTTTTGACATGGTGACGCAGAGGGAGATGCGTGCGGCGGAGCTACAACTGCCGacggcaaaaatataaaaggagatgttgtacttgagcagcgatcttcaaaaaaagaagaaaagaaaaaataagcgcGTAGAGTGCAATGAGATTGATCTTCAGAGGGCGTGTATGGCGCAATAAGATTAGTCTTCAAAGGACGCGTAGAGCGCACTAAAAGTGCAGATAGAACTGCTAAAACATATATAGATTGAACTTGCTGAATAGAATGCAAACATGACTGCTGAAACAGAATACAGAGGAAACTCTCGAAAGAAAGTGCAGACAGGCCATAGTGACTATTCCATAAATGATAGTTATTTTCTGTTAGAACAGGTGTAACCAAGACTGATGTTAGATTTTTACTTGGATGGATGTAATAGAGATTGATTGCTGAGCTAAATTAAAAGATTGATTATTCATCCTAGAAGAAGATTGAAAAAGAAGTAGGGTGATTATGATAGCTTATGTATCCTTTTCAAGGGGGATACCAAGAATGCGAAATGACATCAGATCAGGAGACCTCATTTTATTGAATGGTAAATTATGACGAAATGACATCAGATCAGGAGACCTCATTTTATGACGAAATAACACCGGTCTCCACACTTCTGGAGAAGGAAAACTCACGTCCAACTGGGAGGGTCCCTACCGAATCAAGATGATAATCGAAAAAGGATCCTACAGACTCAAAACACTAGACGAGACCAAGCTCCCGAGATCCTGGAACGCCACCAACTTACGACGTTACTATACGTAGAAACATCCTTCCAAAGTAACAAGATCAAGGTCGTTTAGGACTATCTCTTTACcttttaactttttctttctttgttcacTTTCATTTATTGCTTAAGTTGTTTAATCGTATATCCAAACAAGCTAAATAAGCAAAGTATAGAAATCGGCACACTAAGAGGCCTAAAATAAGTAATAACGGCCCAAAAAGGACACACATAAAACAAGCATGAGCTAACGGTCTTCCAACTCGCGAAATGTCGAACTCACCAACATCCCGCGAATTGGCGCAGGATGACATCACACCCTTTGCAAGCCCCCTCGTTGCATCCTGAGAATAGAAAACTGAAAACCAAATTTGTCAACGAAAGCGGCGTTAAGGTTTAAACTAATAACTTTCCAACTCGCGAAAAGCGAAACTCACCAACATCCCGCCAATTGGCACAGGATGACGTCACGTCCTTTCCAAGCCCCTCACAGTCTTCCGAACTATAAAGAGCTGGACTCCCCAACAATTCAATATTGAGACCAAGCAAGCATGCTCTCATGATCCAGGGACAACTGTTCCAGACCTAATTTCCGAGTCCTTCTTCGGAATTGTCACCAAATCAAACAATCCCAAGATTGGGTCATCCTCACAGCCCAAAGACGGATCAATAACTTCCAGTATCTTGAACTAACATTCGAattcaaatacctcccttattTTAGCCTAGTAAGATAAGATGATAATCGTCTAAACTGGTTCTACAATTTCTAACTAACATTTGAATTCAAATATCTCTTTTATCTTAGCCAGATAAGATGAGATAACTACCACCAGCTATATAAAGAATAACCAGAGACCTCCTCAGATACTCACTCATTCCACACACtttatacctcttagatccattctaaCTTGGGCGTCGAAGTGTCTTTATAGGTACCATCTTCTGCCGCTCCAAAAAGACGATCCGACAACTGCCTCGATTCGCAAGTTTTCGATTCATCTCACAATCCATACCAGAGACTTTTAGTACAGAAATAAACAGCAATGTACTTATGAATTATTAACAAAGGAAGATTAGTGAAAAATGTGAAAAGTAAGAGAAAAAAAGGAGGTTGATTTTGAGAAGGGTAGGGTAAGTTACATGTAGAGTTAGtttgtaatatatatttaaaaagtatatatacCGTGAAGAAAGTGAGTATTGAATCTATAACTTTTTTTCTTGTAAAAGTTTAAAGTAACTATTAAaccaattatttaaattattaatatagtaCGTTTATTATTTAAAGACTAATGTTGTAAGAATTTGGAGTTAGAAAAAGAATGACAagacatttatttttatttgtgttattttacttttattaaaaaCTTGATGATCAATgctatttttagttttatattgaattgttttaaatttttattgtttttaattttaatttgaacttaatttttttattttagtaatacgtatgaaatatgaaattattgaactttttattta includes:
- the LOC112712333 gene encoding SAC3 family protein A isoform X1, whose protein sequence is MMANEGSKTETLAAESHLFENRHIDATQHQPSSYTAPTAGSEAASWTVHSSTTNGIYSNPPYQYNQHPQPPGRSIQEGQNVSSVAGNSSNLGTANVPQDYNAYASYPSSSNPYGYGSAGYSGYYNNYQQQPNHTYTQPVGAYQNTGAPYQPISSFQNTGSYAGSASYSSTYYNPGDYQTNGGYQNSGGYGNQATGWNNGSYSSYSSHSYTNYTPDSTASYSSNTAAPSVQYQQQYKQWADYYNQTEVSCAPGTENLSVPSSSTLSCSIPEVTSSYPTPNSQPPQSYAPYWRQESSSSAMPSFQPAAVNSGDHDGYWKHGGQSSQIHHTNPIPPNYQSPLDLNNSYDKFQDQPMTASSQGANLHLPPPPPPPSYPPPATAQQVNQMPMQTAPSLDTKRVSKLQIPTNPRIASNLTFGQPKTEKDNSSSSPTVKPAYIAVSLPKPSEKVASNDAANSILKPGMFPKSLRGYCERALARCKDEKQMAACQAVMKEMITKATADGTLYARNWDMEPLFPMPDADNANKDGSPSSINDSSLPKYKRSPRRTKSRWEPLPEDKPVDNPVLVSNDTIKYSSWLPNQKDRKVVAENNENKEDSLRNTKFSPFFQRTSNKTPQRAFKKQRLADASENGDASSDSDKEQRLTQYYSAAMAFRDSPEERKRRENRSKRFDLGQGHRSENNHFRKRNAGAGNLYNRRASAMVLSKAFEDGVSKAVEDIDWDALTVKGTCQEIEKRYLRLTSAPDPATVRPEEVLEKALLMVQNSQKNYLYKCDQLKSIRQDLTVQRIRNHLTVKVYETHARLALEFGDLPEYNQCQSQLKTLYAEGIEGSYMEFAAYNLLCVIMHANNNRDLLSSMSRLSEEAKKYEAVKHALAVRAAVTSGNYVTFFRLYKAAPNLNTCLMDLYVEKMRFKAVTCMCRSYRPTVPVSYISQVLGFSNVVPTNGVSDDKDTDALEECSEWLKAHGANIIADNNGDMVVDTKVSSTSLFVPEPEDAVAHGDTNLAVNDFFARPPL
- the LOC112712333 gene encoding SAC3 family protein A isoform X2, with product MMANEGSKTETLAAESHLFENRHIDATQHQPSSYTAPTAGSEAASWTVHSSTTNGIYSNPPYQYNQHPQPPGRSIQEGQNVSSVAGNSSNLGTANVPQDYNAYASYPSSSNPYGYGSAGYSGYYNNYQQQPNHTYTQPVGAYQNTGAPYQPISSFQNTGSYAGSASYSSTYYNPGDYQTNGGYQNSGGYGNQATGWNNGSYSSYSSHSYTNYTPDSTASYSSNTAAPSVQYQQQYKQWADYYNQTEVSCAPGTENLSVPSSSTLSCSIPEVTSSYPTPNSQPPQSYAPYWRQESSSSAMPSFQPAAVNSGDHDGYWKHGGQSSQIHHTNPIPPNYQSPLDLNNSYDKFQDQPMTASSQGANLHLPPPPPPPSYPPPATAQQVNQMPMQTAPSLDTKRVSKLQIPTNPRIASNLTFGQPKTEKDNSSSSPTVKPAYIAVSLPKPSEKVASNDAANSILKPGMFPKSLRGYCERALARCKDEKQMAACQAVMKEMITKATADGTLYARNWDMEPLFPMPDADNANKDGSPSSINDSSLPKYKRSPRRTKSRWEPLPEDKPVDNPVLVSNDTIKYSSWLPNQKDRKRTSNKTPQRAFKKQRLADASENGDASSDSDKEQRLTQYYSAAMAFRDSPEERKRRENRSKRFDLGQGHRSENNHFRKRNAGAGNLYNRRASAMVLSKAFEDGVSKAVEDIDWDALTVKGTCQEIEKRYLRLTSAPDPATVRPEEVLEKALLMVQNSQKNYLYKCDQLKSIRQDLTVQRIRNHLTVKVYETHARLALEFGDLPEYNQCQSQLKTLYAEGIEGSYMEFAAYNLLCVIMHANNNRDLLSSMSRLSEEAKKYEAVKHALAVRAAVTSGNYVTFFRLYKAAPNLNTCLMDLYVEKMRFKAVTCMCRSYRPTVPVSYISQVLGFSNVVPTNGVSDDKDTDALEECSEWLKAHGANIIADNNGDMVVDTKVSSTSLFVPEPEDAVAHGDTNLAVNDFFARPPL
- the LOC112712336 gene encoding nifU-like protein 4, mitochondrial codes for the protein MRNFFRLAARARHPLRTPKSAAENRVVSIIHPVRTTASFHRHYHNAFYSSASPLPSLKSSPFLGFGGQRRNMFIQTQPTPNPSSLMFYAGKPVMEVGSADFPNARSAMNSPLAKSIFGIDGITRVFFGSDFVTVTKSDDSSWELLKPEIFAAIMDFYSSGQPLFLDSKAAAAMDTAIQEDDSETVAMIKELLETRIRPAVQDDGGDIEYRGFDPDTGIVKLKMQGACSGCPSSSVTLKSGIENMLMHYVPEVKGVEQELDAEDEAEALSGQME